DNA sequence from the Oceanivirga salmonicida genome:
TATTATTTGTTAAAATTTCTAAAAAACTATAAACTTTATCATTTAATATTTCTATATCAGATCCAACTATTTTTTTCATATCTTTATCTAAATATTTAAGTAATATATCTACACCTTTTTGCCTTATTTCTATCTCATTTCCTTTTAAATAATATGTTTTATCTAGTTTTATTCTAATATCTTTATTAAATTCTTTAGATAATTTATTTAAATCTCTTCTACAAGTAACTTTACTTATATTTAATTCCTGAGAAATTTTATTAAGACTTATTGATTTATTAGTTAACAATTTAAAATAGATATAATCTTGTCTTTCTATTGAATTAAAATTGCTGTCATTTTTTATATTTTCATATATAAAATCAATTTCTTTATTTAACTCTATTATTACATTCCCTTTTTGTATATTAAGTCTTCCAAATTTTTTCAAAATAAGATAATCTCTTAGAATAGATAACTCATATCTTAATTTTTTTTCAGAAATAAGTATTTCATTTGTTAGTAGTTTTATATTTATAATATTTTTTAAAACTACGAATTTAAATAATTGTAAACTTTTACTATTTACCATTTTTATCACCTTTCACTAAAAATATACCCTAAATATCTATAAAAAAAAGATAATTTTTTTAAATAATTTTTTCTAAATTGTTTACCCCCTTCTATTTATATTTTATAACTACTATAACAAAAAATCTAGCAAATTTAATATTAATAAGTTTTATATTTTCAAAAACAACAATAAAAAACCACAAAAGAAAAGGCATTTTCTCTTGTGGAATATTTTTTTATATTAATTATTCTTATTTTTAATTTATTTAGTTGCAATAATTTTAAATGATGGTGCATGTCCCCAAAATAATTTATCTTTTTCTGTTAACAAATTCTCATCAAATTTAGTATCTACTAAAAATTTTGAAAATCCTATATCTAACATTTCATTCAAATCCCATTGTGGTCTTATTTTATT
Encoded proteins:
- a CDS encoding DeoR family transcriptional regulator, with the translated sequence MVNSKSLQLFKFVVLKNIINIKLLTNEILISEKKLRYELSILRDYLILKKFGRLNIQKGNVIIELNKEIDFIYENIKNDSNFNSIERQDYIYFKLLTNKSISLNKISQELNISKVTCRRDLNKLSKEFNKDIRIKLDKTYYLKGNEIEIRQKGVDILLKYLDKDMKKIVGSDIEILNDKVYSFLEILTNN